The Chanos chanos chromosome 6, fChaCha1.1, whole genome shotgun sequence genome includes a region encoding these proteins:
- the LOC115814599 gene encoding E3 ubiquitin-protein ligase TRIM16-like isoform X1, whose amino-acid sequence MAEASISVGQDQFVCPVCLDLLKDPVTIPCGHSYCMGCIKGYWDQDDQKGVYSCPQCRQTFSPRPPLGKNAILAEMMEKLKKTRLQDAPPVLCDAEPGDVECDFCIEKKEKAVKSCLTCLVSYCQTHLQPHYEVTALQKHTLVKASTRLQDKICPRHNKLIELWCQIDEELVCYLCMVDEHTGHKIVTVAEERTEREKQLEEIQRKTQQRIQEREKEVQELRQAMESIRRSAQAAVEDSERIFTELIRSIERRRREVTELIRDQEKSELSQAEGVLEQLEQEISDLRRRDTELEQLSHTEDHIHFLQSFSSLCSPPGSEVSPSITVSSHLSFEDVGKSVSQLKERLEHFCKEDFGRLSSKATNLMVIPPPEPQTREEFLQYSCDLTLDPNTANKHLCLSEGNRVVTWSNTVQSYPDHPERFDMWRQVLCRESVSGRCYWETEWSGDKGVSISVSYKDIRRKGRGRECGLGRSDQSWSLICFSSDYSFWHNNKETKLPIVPSSSRIGVYVDHRAGTLSFYSISDTMTLLHRVQTTFTQPLYPGSWVGLQSTVRLSCFRK is encoded by the exons ATGGCAGAGGCCAGTATTTCTGTCGGTCAGGACCAGTTCgtctgtccagtctgtctggatctccttaaggatcctgtgactattccctgtggacacagttactgtatgggctgtattaagggctactgggatcaggatgatcagaagggagtctacagctgcccccagtgcagacagaccttcAGTCCAAGACCTCCTCTGGGAAAAAATGCCATATTAGCAGAAATGATGGAGAAATTGAAAAAGACAAGACTCCAAGATGctcctcctgttctttgtgATGCTGaacctggagatgtggagtgtgatttttgtattgagaagaaagaaaaagccgtCAAGTCCTGTCTGACATGTCTGGTTTCATACTGTCAGACTCACCTCCAGCCTCACTATGAGGTCACTGCCCTCCAGAAACACACGCTGGTCAAAGCCTCCACACGACTACAGGACAAGATTTGCCCTCGTCACAACAAACTGATAGAACTTTGGTGTCAAATTGATGAGGAACTGGTGTGTTATTTGTGTATGGTGGATGAACACACAGGTCACAAAATAGTAACAGttgcagaggagaggactgaaAGAGAG AAACAACTGGAGGAGATTCAGAGGAAaacccagcagagaatccaggagagagagaaggaggtgcaggagctgagacaggctaTGGAGTCTATCAGA CGTtctgcacaggcagcagtggaggacagtgagaggatctttactgagctgatccgctccattgagagaaggcgccgtgaggtgacagagctgatcagagatcaggagaagagtgaattgagtcaggctgaaggagtcctggagcaactggagcaggagatatctgatctgaggaggagagacactgagctggagcagctttcacacacagaggatcacatccatttcctccag agtttctcatctctctgttcccctcctgGATCTGAAGTCTCacccagcatcactgtcagttcacacctctcttttgaggatgtaggaaagtctgtctctcagctgaaagagcgACTGGAGCATTTCTGTAAGGAAGACTTTGGAAGACTTTCCAGTAAAG CGACAAACTTAATGGTCATTCCTCCTCCTGAACCTCAAACCAGAGAAGAGTTCTTACAAT ATTCCTGTGATCTCACgctggatcccaacacagcaaataaacacctctgtctgtctgaggggaacagagtggtgacatggagtaacacagtccagtcatatcctgatcatccagagagatttgatatgTGGCgtcaggtgttgtgtagagagagtgtgtctgggcgctgttactgggagactgagtggagtggggaTAAAGGGGTTTCTAtatcagtgtcatataaagacatcaggaggaaaggacggGGTAGGGAGTGCGGATTGGGACGAAGTGACCAGTCTTGGAGTTTGATTTGCTTTTCTTCAGATTACTCATTCTGGCACAATAATAAAGAGACTAAACTCCCCATAGttcccagttcctccagaataggagtgtatgtggaccacagggcaggaacactgtccttctacagcatctctgacacaatgaccctcctccacagagtccagaccacattcactcagcccctctatcctgGATCCTGGGTTGGTTTGCAGTCAACAGTGAGGTTAAGTTGTTTTCGAAAATga
- the LOC115814599 gene encoding E3 ubiquitin-protein ligase TRIM16-like isoform X3, whose protein sequence is MAEASISVGQDQFVCPVCLDLLKDPVTIPCGHSYCMGCIKGYWDQDDQKGVYSCPQCRQTFSPRPPLGKNAILAEMMEKLKKTRLQDAPPVLCDAEPGDVECDFCIEKKEKAVKSCLTCLVSYCQTHLQPHYEVTALQKHTLVKASTRLQDKICPRHNKLIELWCQIDEELVCYLCMVDEHTGHKIVTVAEERTEREKQLEEIQRKTQQRIQEREKEVQELRQAMESIRRSAQAAVEDSERIFTELIRSIERRRREVTELIRDQEKSELSQAEGVLEQLEQEISDLRRRDTELEQLSHTEDHIHFLQSFSSLCSPPGSEVSPSITVSSHLSFEDVGKSVSQLKERLEHFCKEDFGRLSSKDSCDLTLDPNTANKHLCLSEGNRVVTWSNTVQSYPDHPERFDMWRQVLCRESVSGRCYWETEWSGDKGVSISVSYKDIRRKGRGRECGLGRSDQSWSLICFSSDYSFWHNNKETKLPIVPSSSRIGVYVDHRAGTLSFYSISDTMTLLHRVQTTFTQPLYPGSWVGLQSTVRLSCFRK, encoded by the exons ATGGCAGAGGCCAGTATTTCTGTCGGTCAGGACCAGTTCgtctgtccagtctgtctggatctccttaaggatcctgtgactattccctgtggacacagttactgtatgggctgtattaagggctactgggatcaggatgatcagaagggagtctacagctgcccccagtgcagacagaccttcAGTCCAAGACCTCCTCTGGGAAAAAATGCCATATTAGCAGAAATGATGGAGAAATTGAAAAAGACAAGACTCCAAGATGctcctcctgttctttgtgATGCTGaacctggagatgtggagtgtgatttttgtattgagaagaaagaaaaagccgtCAAGTCCTGTCTGACATGTCTGGTTTCATACTGTCAGACTCACCTCCAGCCTCACTATGAGGTCACTGCCCTCCAGAAACACACGCTGGTCAAAGCCTCCACACGACTACAGGACAAGATTTGCCCTCGTCACAACAAACTGATAGAACTTTGGTGTCAAATTGATGAGGAACTGGTGTGTTATTTGTGTATGGTGGATGAACACACAGGTCACAAAATAGTAACAGttgcagaggagaggactgaaAGAGAG AAACAACTGGAGGAGATTCAGAGGAAaacccagcagagaatccaggagagagagaaggaggtgcaggagctgagacaggctaTGGAGTCTATCAGA CGTtctgcacaggcagcagtggaggacagtgagaggatctttactgagctgatccgctccattgagagaaggcgccgtgaggtgacagagctgatcagagatcaggagaagagtgaattgagtcaggctgaaggagtcctggagcaactggagcaggagatatctgatctgaggaggagagacactgagctggagcagctttcacacacagaggatcacatccatttcctccag agtttctcatctctctgttcccctcctgGATCTGAAGTCTCacccagcatcactgtcagttcacacctctcttttgaggatgtaggaaagtctgtctctcagctgaaagagcgACTGGAGCATTTCTGTAAGGAAGACTTTGGAAGACTTTCCAGTAAAG ATTCCTGTGATCTCACgctggatcccaacacagcaaataaacacctctgtctgtctgaggggaacagagtggtgacatggagtaacacagtccagtcatatcctgatcatccagagagatttgatatgTGGCgtcaggtgttgtgtagagagagtgtgtctgggcgctgttactgggagactgagtggagtggggaTAAAGGGGTTTCTAtatcagtgtcatataaagacatcaggaggaaaggacggGGTAGGGAGTGCGGATTGGGACGAAGTGACCAGTCTTGGAGTTTGATTTGCTTTTCTTCAGATTACTCATTCTGGCACAATAATAAAGAGACTAAACTCCCCATAGttcccagttcctccagaataggagtgtatgtggaccacagggcaggaacactgtccttctacagcatctctgacacaatgaccctcctccacagagtccagaccacattcactcagcccctctatcctgGATCCTGGGTTGGTTTGCAGTCAACAGTGAGGTTAAGTTGTTTTCGAAAATga
- the LOC115814599 gene encoding E3 ubiquitin-protein ligase TRIM16-like isoform X2, which translates to MAEASISVGQDQFVCPVCLDLLKDPVTIPCGHSYCMGCIKGYWDQDDQKGVYSCPQCRQTFSPRPPLGKNAILAEMMEKLKKTRLQDAPPVLCDAEPGDVECDFCIEKKEKAVKSCLTCLVSYCQTHLQPHYEVTALQKHTLVKASTRLQDKICPRHNKLIELWCQIDEELVCYLCMVDEHTGHKIVTVAEERTEREKQLEEIQRKTQQRIQEREKEVQELRQAMESIRRSAQAAVEDSERIFTELIRSIERRRREVTELIRDQEKSELSQAEGVLEQLEQEISDLRRRDTELEQLSHTEDHIHFLQSFSSLCSPPGSEVSPSITVSSHLSFEDVGKSVSQLKERLEHFCKEDFGRLSTTNLMVIPPPEPQTREEFLQYSCDLTLDPNTANKHLCLSEGNRVVTWSNTVQSYPDHPERFDMWRQVLCRESVSGRCYWETEWSGDKGVSISVSYKDIRRKGRGRECGLGRSDQSWSLICFSSDYSFWHNNKETKLPIVPSSSRIGVYVDHRAGTLSFYSISDTMTLLHRVQTTFTQPLYPGSWVGLQSTVRLSCFRK; encoded by the exons ATGGCAGAGGCCAGTATTTCTGTCGGTCAGGACCAGTTCgtctgtccagtctgtctggatctccttaaggatcctgtgactattccctgtggacacagttactgtatgggctgtattaagggctactgggatcaggatgatcagaagggagtctacagctgcccccagtgcagacagaccttcAGTCCAAGACCTCCTCTGGGAAAAAATGCCATATTAGCAGAAATGATGGAGAAATTGAAAAAGACAAGACTCCAAGATGctcctcctgttctttgtgATGCTGaacctggagatgtggagtgtgatttttgtattgagaagaaagaaaaagccgtCAAGTCCTGTCTGACATGTCTGGTTTCATACTGTCAGACTCACCTCCAGCCTCACTATGAGGTCACTGCCCTCCAGAAACACACGCTGGTCAAAGCCTCCACACGACTACAGGACAAGATTTGCCCTCGTCACAACAAACTGATAGAACTTTGGTGTCAAATTGATGAGGAACTGGTGTGTTATTTGTGTATGGTGGATGAACACACAGGTCACAAAATAGTAACAGttgcagaggagaggactgaaAGAGAG AAACAACTGGAGGAGATTCAGAGGAAaacccagcagagaatccaggagagagagaaggaggtgcaggagctgagacaggctaTGGAGTCTATCAGA CGTtctgcacaggcagcagtggaggacagtgagaggatctttactgagctgatccgctccattgagagaaggcgccgtgaggtgacagagctgatcagagatcaggagaagagtgaattgagtcaggctgaaggagtcctggagcaactggagcaggagatatctgatctgaggaggagagacactgagctggagcagctttcacacacagaggatcacatccatttcctccag agtttctcatctctctgttcccctcctgGATCTGAAGTCTCacccagcatcactgtcagttcacacctctcttttgaggatgtaggaaagtctgtctctcagctgaaagagcgACTGGAGCATTTCTGTAAGGAAGACTTTGGAAGACTTTCCA CGACAAACTTAATGGTCATTCCTCCTCCTGAACCTCAAACCAGAGAAGAGTTCTTACAAT ATTCCTGTGATCTCACgctggatcccaacacagcaaataaacacctctgtctgtctgaggggaacagagtggtgacatggagtaacacagtccagtcatatcctgatcatccagagagatttgatatgTGGCgtcaggtgttgtgtagagagagtgtgtctgggcgctgttactgggagactgagtggagtggggaTAAAGGGGTTTCTAtatcagtgtcatataaagacatcaggaggaaaggacggGGTAGGGAGTGCGGATTGGGACGAAGTGACCAGTCTTGGAGTTTGATTTGCTTTTCTTCAGATTACTCATTCTGGCACAATAATAAAGAGACTAAACTCCCCATAGttcccagttcctccagaataggagtgtatgtggaccacagggcaggaacactgtccttctacagcatctctgacacaatgaccctcctccacagagtccagaccacattcactcagcccctctatcctgGATCCTGGGTTGGTTTGCAGTCAACAGTGAGGTTAAGTTGTTTTCGAAAATga
- the LOC115815450 gene encoding tripartite motif-containing protein 16-like — MAEASISVGEDQFVCPVCLDILKDPVTIPCGHSYCMGCIKGYWNLDDQRGVYSCPECRQTFSPRPALGKNTMLAEVVEKLKKTRLQAAAPLVHCYAGSGDVECDFCIGKKEKAVKSCLTCLASYCQTHLQPHYEVTALQKHTLVKASTRLQDQICHRHNKLIELLCQTDQQFMCYLCMVDEHRNHKTVSTAAERTEKQKHLVETQRKTQQRIQEREKEVQELRQAVKSLRRSAQVAVEDSERIFTELIRSIERRRHEVTKLIRDQEKSELSQAEGVLERLEQEISDLRRRDTELEQLSHTEDHIHFLQSFSSLWFPPGSEDLTSTVTVSPRLSFEDVGKSVSQLKKRLEDFCKEEFGRHSNKVTDIKIISPPEPKTRKEFLQYSCDLTLDPNTAHKHLCLSEWNRVVTWSNTVQSYPDHPRRFDMCRQVLCRESVSARCYWETEWSGVTGVSISVSYKDIRRKGLSNDCLFGCNDRSWSLICSPSNYSFRHNNEETELPIFPSSSRIGVYVDHRAGTLSFYSVSDTMTLLHRVQTTFTQPLYPGFRVFAESKVRLCHQFKF, encoded by the exons ATGGCAGAAGCCAGTATTTCTGTTGGTGAGGACCAGTTcgtgtgtccagtctgtctaGATATCCTTAAGGATCCTGTGACTATTCCATGTGGACACAGTTATTGCatgggctgtattaagggctACTGGAATCTGGACGATCAGAggggagtctacagctgccctGAGTGCAGACAGACCTTCAGTCCAAGACCAGCTCTGGGTAAAAACACTATGCTGGCTGAagtggtggagaaactgaagaagacgAGGCTCCAAGCTGCTGCTCCTCTTGTTCACTGTTATGCAGGatctggagatgtggagtgtgatttttgtattgggaagaaagaaaaagccgtCAAATCCTGTCTGACATGTCTGGCTTCATACTGTCAGACTCACCTACAGCCTCACTATGAGGTCACTGccctccagaaacacacactggtcaAAGCCTCCACACGACTACAGGACCAGATTTGTCATCGTCACAACAAGCTAATAGAACTTCTGTGTCAAACTGACCAACAGttcatgtgttatctgtgtatggtggatgaacacagaaaccataaaacagtatcaacagcagcagagaggactgaaaaaCAG aaaCATTTGGTAGAGACTCAGAGGAAaacccagcagagaatccaggagagagagaaggaggtgcaggagtTGAGACAGGCTGTGAagtctctgagg cgctctgcacaggtagcagtggaggacagtgagaggatctttactgagctgatccgctccattgagagaaggCGCCATGAGGTGACAaagctgatcagagatcaggagaagagtgaattgaGTCAGGCTGAAGGAGTCCTGGAGCGACTAGAGCAGGAGATttctgatctgaggaggagagacactgagctggagcagctttcacacacagaggatcacatccatttcctccag agtttctcatctctctggtTCCCTCCTGGATCTGAAGACTTAACCagcactgtcactgtcagtccacgcctctcttttgaggatgtaggaAAATCTGTGTCTCAGCTGAAAAAGCGACTGGAGGATTTCTGTAAGGAGGAGTTTGGAAGACATTCCAATAAAG TGACAGACATCAAGATCATTTCTCCCCCTGAACCAAAAACCAGAAAGGAGTTCTTACaat attcctgtgatctcacactggatcccaacacagcacataaacacctctgtctgtctgagtggaacagagtggtgacatggagtaacacagtccagtcatatcctgatcatccaaGGAGATTTGATATGTGTCgtcaggtgttgtgtagagagagtgtgtctgcacgctgttactgggagactgagtggagtggggtTACAGGGGTATCTAtatcagtgtcatataaagacatcaggaggaaaggactGAGTAatgattgtttgtttggatgtaATGATCGGTCCTGGAGTTTGATCTGCTCTCCCTCTAATTACTCATTCAGACACAATAATGAAGAGACTGAACTCCCCATATttcccagttcctccagaataggagtgtatgtggaccacagggcaggaactctgtccttctacagcgtctctgacacaatgaccctcctccacagagtccagaccacattcactcagcccctctatcctgGCTTTAGGGTCTTTGCAGAGTCAAAAGTGAGGTTATGTCACc AATTTAAGTTTTGA